ATATTAGAATCTTGTTCTTCTAACAATAAAAACTCGTGCAGTTCTTCTATAGAAATAGGAGATTTATAAATATTAGTATCATTTTTATAAACATCTTCAAAAGATTCAATAGCTTCTTTTAACTTGTTAACAGCAGTTTCTTGAGTATTTCCTTGTCCAATAATCCCATTTTCTAAACATAAAGCGACCCAATAACCTGTACTTTTCCTAAATACTACTGTGTAAAAGTCCATTTATGTTTACCTACTAAAGTTGTAATGTAAGGTGGGCAATGCCCACCCTAGTTTAATTATCTCGCAGCCGCCGGCATACCCAAAATATCCTCAATCTTAGGCATATCTTCTAACGCAATCACTCTACCTTCATCCTCAAAACCTGTAATTTGATCGAAGTTC
This Tolypothrix sp. NIES-4075 DNA region includes the following protein-coding sequences:
- a CDS encoding type II toxin-antitoxin system HicB family antitoxin, whose amino-acid sequence is MDFYTVVFRKSTGYWVALCLENGIIGQGNTQETAVNKLKEAIESFEDVYKNDTNIYKSPISIEELHEFLLLEEQDSNIYELRKVYA